The following proteins are co-located in the Phaenicophaeus curvirostris isolate KB17595 chromosome 12, BPBGC_Pcur_1.0, whole genome shotgun sequence genome:
- the LOC138725915 gene encoding WD repeat-containing protein 93-like: protein MKVQPDVPAGIGVHWDGSHNLCFYLLNCPLKEKVDSDPKPDVVWPCAAPIVCSAVSSCSKYLALACEDATITIWNKHVGYPLSVTAILEERVICSIHFLQSSGAASSETPCSCTDPAFPIVQLLVLCTDSSFYLVKAPMSGKSSITLLADSPEDPNLAVSVVVPVVAFPNAALFFSWDGTVSLMNTATSQIVYCFSVPPSHAVASPWQPVFIVDSVNWCLLLRGDEQQQADAFAQSTAGHSTIFLFDFNSYPLKEAFLKELDLPFKSLQNLPLAERCNIFLCDRQQSLLGLEEQYWSQLQAQAAAMDKERQKVKGQKKP, encoded by the exons ATGAAAGTACAGCCAG ATGTTCCAGCTGGCATTGGTGTGCACTGGGATGGAAGCCACAATCTCTGCTTTTACTTACTTAACTGTCCACTCAAGGAGAAAGTGG ACTCTGATCCAAAACCTGATGTTGTGTGGCCATGTGCAGCTCCAATTGTGTGCTCGGCTGTCAGTTCCTGCTCCAAGTACCTAGCACTGGCATGTGAAGATGCAACAATAACCATTTGGAATAAACACGTAG GATACCCACTGTCTGTGACTGCCATTCTAGAGGAACGTGTCATCTGTAGTATCCACTTCCTACAGAGTTCTGGAGCTGCAAGCAGTGAGACACCTTGTTCTTGTACAGATCCTGCCTTTCCCATTGTGCAGCTTCTAGTGCTCTGTACAGACAGCTCTTTCTATTTGGTGAAAGCACCCATGTCCGGGAAGTCCAGCATCACTCTCCTTGCAGACAG CCCTGAAGATCCAAATCTTGCTGTCAGTGTGGTGGTGCCTGTCGTGGCATTCCCCAATGCA GCCCTCTTCTTCTCCTGGGATGGCACGGTGTCCCTGATGAACACTGCCACATCACAGATTGTTTACTGCTTCAGTGTTCCACCTTCTCATGCTGTAGCATCCCCTTGGCAGCCAGTGTTCATAGTGGATAGTGTGAATTGGTGCTTACTGCTTCGAG gagatgagcagcagcaggcagatgcATTCGCACAGAGCACAGCCGGTCATAGCACCATCTTCCTTTTTGACTTCAACTCCTACCCACTGAAGGAGGCTTTCCTGAAGGAACTAGATTTACCTTTCAAATCCTTGCAGAACCTGCCATTGGCTGAGAGATGTAACATTTTCTTATGTGATAG gcagcagagcctgctgggacttGAGGAGCAGTACTGGAGTCAGCTGCAAGCACAAGCAGCTGCCATGGACAAGGAGAGACAGAAAGTGAAGGGACAGAAGAAGCCCTAG